A stretch of DNA from Bacillota bacterium:
GGCGTGTATCCAGCTGGCGGTGCTGATCGACCGCGGGCACCGCGAACTGCCCATCCGTCCCGATTACGTGGGCAAGAACCTGCCCACATCGCGACAGGAGTTTGTGGAGGTCCGTCTGGAAGAGCTGCACGGCGAAGACTCTGTCTCTATTCGCAAACCCGACCAGGAGCGACAGGCATGATGACCGACCTGATTACCCTGCGCGAAACCAGTCCAGAAGACATCCTCCTGCTTCTGGACACGGCGCAGTCGTTCAAAGAGATACTGGAACGCCCTGTCAAAAAGGTGCCTACCCTGCGCGGCAGGCAGGTGGTCACGCTGTTTTACGAAGCCAGCACCCGCACGCGCGTCTCGTTTGAAAACGCTGCCAAGATTATGTCGGCAGATACTACCAGCGTGGCGGCAGCCACCAGCTCCGTGCAAAAGGGCGAAAGCCTGCTGGATACGGTGCAGACCCTGCGGGCGATGCGCATCGACTGCCTGGTGATGCGTCATCCCCAATCGGGAGCGGCGCATCTGGTGGCGCAGGCGCTGGACGTTCCGGTGGTCAACGCGGGCGACGGCATGCATGAACACCCGACGCAGGCGCTGCTGGATATGCTGACCATCCGCCAGCACAAAGGACGACTGGAAGGGCTGACGGTGGCTATCGTGGGCGACATCGCGCACAGCCGCGTGGCACGAAGCAACCTGTGGGGGCTGACCAAGATGGGCGCGAAGGTACGCTTCGTCGCGCCTGCCACGCTGTTGCCGCGCGATGTGCATCGGTTGCCGGTGGAGGTGTACACCGATTTGCGCGAAGGCGTGAAAGACGCAGACGTGGTGATGGCGCTGCGCCTGCAGCAGGAGCGGATGGAGCGTGGATTGCTGCCCAGCCTGCGCGAATACGCCCAACGCTGGGGCGTCAACGCTGGCGCGCTGCAGCTTGCCAAACCGGACTGCATCGTCATGCACCCGGGGCCCATGAACCGCGGTGTGGAGATTGCTGACGACGTGGCGGATAGCGGACGTTCCGTCATTCTGGAGCAGGTGACCAACGGCGTCGCCATCCGCATGGCAGTGCTTTACCATCTTCTGGGCGGGGAGGCGACGGCATGAGAACAATATTCCGAAAACCGCACGTTTGCGACCCATCGCAGGGCATCGACCGCGTCACAGACGTGGTGGTGGAGGACGGCGCCGTCCTTGCCATCACCGACGACAGCACTTCCTACGATGTGGGCAGCTGCGAAGTGATAGACTGTTCCGGACTGCTGCTGACGCCGGGGCTGATCGACTTGCACACCCACCTGCGCGAGCCGGGCTACGAGTATAAAGAGGACGTGCAATCGGGCACGGCGGCGGCGGTTGCGGGGGGCTTCAGCGCAGTGTGCTGTATGCCCAACACCGACCCACCACTCGATGAACCGTCGGTCGTTCGCGGTCTGCTGAAGCGGGCGGAAGAGGTCGGCGTCGCGCGGGTGTATCCGGTGGCTGCCATCACGAAGGGCTTGCAGCCGGAGGGCTTGAGCGAGATGGCGGCACTGAAGGAGGCAGGAGCCGTTGCGGTCACCGATGACGCCTATCCGCTGCAATCAGCGGAGGTGCTGCGGCGGGGGATGGAGTACGCCGCGCAGCTGGGCTTGACCGTCATGACCCACTGCGAGGACAAATCGCTGACCCGTGACGCCTGCATGAACGAGGGGCTGACCGCCACCATCATGGGCTTGCGCGGGATGCCCGCGGTAGCGGAGGAGATACAGGTGGCGCGAAACTGCCTGATGAGCCTGTTTACCGGCTGCCGCCTGCACATCCTGCACGTGTCGACGGCGGGTGCGGTGCAGGTCATCCGCTGGGCGAAGGAGCGCGGCGCACCCGTCACTGCCGAAACCTGCCCGCACTATTTCGCCCTGACCGATGAGGCGTGCCTGGATTACAACACAAACGCGAAGATGAACCCGCCCCTGCGCACGCAGGCGGACTGCGATGCCATCATTCAGGGGTTGCTGGATGGTACGATTGACGCCATCGCCACCGACCACGCCCCCCACGCCCATCACGAGAAGGCGCAGGAGTTTGCCCTCGCGCCGTTCGGCATCGTGGGGCTGGAAACCGCGTTCGCCGTCTCCTACACCGAGCTGGTGGCGACGGGCAGGATGAGCCTGAGCGCGCTGGTGGAGAAGATGAGCTGCCAGCCCGCAAAGGTGCTGGGGCTGCCCGGAGGCACCCTGAAGCCGGGTTCGCCCGCCGACATCGCGCTGTTTGACCTGAAACGCAGGTGGACGGTTCGCGCCGAGCGATTCCGCTCGAAGTCGCGTAACACCCCCTTCGAGGGATGGGAGGTGTTGGGGAAGCCCGTGTTGACGATGGTTGGGGGTAAGGTGGTGTATCGGGAGGAATGAACCTAACCCCCGTCCCCCTTCCCTGCGAGGGAAGGGGGTAGAACACCCCTCTCCTTTTAGGAGAGGGGCAGGGGGTGAGGTGAAAAGAACCTAACCCCCCCTTCCCTGCGGGGGCTTGGGTAGCGGAACACCCGTCTCCTTGCGGGACAGGGGCAGGGGGTGAGGTTAAGCATCCTTCCCGTGCGGAAGAGAGAGACAGGCGGAGGTCAACCATCTCCCCTCTCCCACAGCGTGGGAGAGGGGTCGGGGGTGAGGGATAACAACACAATGCCGGAAACGCTTCTGAAAAACGTCACCATCTACACGATGGAGGAAGAGCAACCCGTCGCGAGCGCGATGGTCTGGCGAGAAGAACACTTGCTGGCGGTGGGCGATGCGGCGGATTTGGCAGCATGCTACCCCTCCGCGAAGCGCGTCGACGGCGGCGGGCTGTTTGTGGTGCCGGGCTTCAACGACTGCCACTGCCACATTCTGGCATACGGACTGGATTTGAGCGCGGCGAACCTGAGCCCGGAACACGCCCCTGACATCCCGTCGCTAATCAGTCAGTTGCGCCGCTGGGCGCAGGACAACCCGGACGCGCCGTGGATTGTGGGCAGCTTTTACGACCAGAACCGCATGGCGGAGCGCAGGCATCCGACACGCCATGATTTGGACCAGGTGAGCCTTGAAAAGCCGGTGTTCATCGAACACACCAGCAAACACGGGGGCGTGGCGAACTCAGTAGCGTTGCGGATAGCAGGCATCACGCGCGAGACCCCCGACCCGCCCGGTGGCACCATCGAGCGCGACGCGCACGGCGAGCCAACGGGTGTCTTATTGGAGAGAGCCACAGATTTGGTGACCAGGCACCAGCCGCCGCTGTCGCACCGACAACGGGTGCGTGCCATCCATCTGGCGGCGCAGGCGATGGCGAAGAAGGGTATCACTGCCGCATCAGACGCCAGCACCGGCTGGGGCGACCTGGAAGGGGAGGTGGCTGCCTGTGTGCAGGCGGTGAACGAAGGCGCGCCCCTGCGCGTGACGCTGATGATTCTGGCAAACGCGCTTCGGCGTGACGGGAGGTGGCTGCAGCCACAGGATATCGGTACAGGCAGCAACGGCGTGCGTGTGGGCATTGCCAAGGTGTTTGCCGACGGCGCGCTGACCACCCGCACCGCCGCGCTGAAGGAGCCGTATGCCGACACCGAAACGACGGGGATGCTGCTGCACAGCGAGGAAGAGTTGCAGGATCTCATTGCGGGTGCGCACCGGGCAGGCTGGCAGGTAGCTACCCACGCCATCGGCGACCGCGCAATAGAAGCGGTGCTGAACCTGTATGAACAGGCAATGCAAACGCAGCCGCGAGCGGATGTGCGACATCGCATCGAACACTGCATGTTGCTGGACGATGGCTTAATCGACCGCCTCCGCGCGCTGGGTGTGGTGGCGGTGTTGCAACCGGAGTTCGTGGCGCGGCTGGGTGACGCTTACCGCTACGGACTGGGCGAGGAGCGGGCGAGGCGTCTTAAGAGAACAGCTTCACTGCTGCGGGCGGGCGTACGGGTGGCGTTCAGTTCCGACTGTCCGGTGGTGCCGGGTGCACCGCTGGACGGGGTGCGCGCAGCGATGGAACGCAAGACTCCGCTTGGCGTGGTGCTGGGAGAGGAGGAGCGAGTAGACGCGCTGACTGCTATTCGTTTATACACGGCTGGTTCTGCGATGGCAGGTAAGGATGAGACCCATACAGGCACCTTGACGGCAGGGAAGCGAGCAGATTTCGTGGTGTTGAGCCGCGACCCGGCGACAACGCCGTCGGACGAGTGGGAGAACATGCGCGTGATAGCAACAGTGTTCGGAGGCAAAGTGGTAGCAGGGAGGTTGGAGTGAAAGCGATACTGGTTCTGGAGGATGGCATCACCTTCGAGGGCGAGGCAATCGGCGCGCCCGGCACGGTGGTGGGCGAGGTGGTCTTCAACACGGGCATGACCGGCTATCAGGAGATATTGACCGACCCCTCCTATGCCGGGCAAATTGTCACGCTGACCTATCCGCTGATTGGCAACTACGGCATCAATGAGGAAGACGACGAATCGCGGCGCATTCAGGTGTCTGCGCTGGTGGTGCGCGAGGCGTGCGAGCATCCGAGCAACTGGCGTGCCCGCTGGACGTTGCGCGAGCATCTCCGAGCAAAGGGCGTGCCCGGCATCCATCGCATCGATACGCGCGCGCTGACAAGACGACTGCGGGCAGCAGGGGTAATGATGGGCATCTTGACCACCGAACTGACCCGCGAAGAGGCGTGGCAGCATCTCAAAGCCTCCCCCCGCTATGAGGAGTTCAACTACGTGCGGATGGTGACGACACCAGAACCGTATGTTTGGGACGCGGAGGGCATGAAGCCCTATGACGCACCTGAGTTGCCGGGCACACGCTACCGTCTGACACTGGTGGACTGCGGAGTGAAATACAACATCGCGCGGCGGTTCGCCGCGCTGGGCAGTCGGGTGACAGTGTTACCCTGCACCGCGACCGCCGAAGACATTCTGGCGACGCGCCCCGACGGAGTCGCGCTGTCGCCTGGTCCGGGCGACCCCGCCCTGCTGGGGGACATTGTGGAGCAGGTGCGCAAGCTGGTGGGCAGGGTGCCCATCTTCGGCATCTGTTTGGGCAACCAGCTGGTGGGCGCAGCGTTCGGCGCGAAGACGTTCAAACTGAAGTTCGGACATCGGGGATGCAATCATCCCGTCAAAGACCTGCGTTCGGGGCAGGTTACGATTACGTCGCAGAATCACGGTTACGCGGTGGACCCCTCTGGTCTGGAGAAGGGCATGGAGGTATGGCAGATAAACCTGAACGACGGCACGGTGGAGGGCTTGCGCCACACGTCGCTGCCTATCTTCACCCTGCAGTATCACCCGGAGGCGTCGCCTGGTCCGCGCGACAGCGACCCGTACTTTGCCGAGTTCCTGCGGCTAATCGACTCGGTGAGGAGCTGACGGTTCCGCGATGAAAAAGCAGACAGCCATCGTCATGCTGGTTCTTGCGGCGACCGCGCTGGTGATGTGGGCGCGGGTGGTGGCGCTGGATGCCGACCCTGATTTCCGCCTGTGTTGGAGCAGCGGTCTGCTGACGGACGAGGGCTTCTACACCCATAACGCCCGCAACGCGGTGCTGCTGGGGCAGGCGCGCACCAACGAGTTCAACAACATGGTGCTGAGCCCGCTGGTGCACGCGGCGCAGGCAGTGGTGTTCAGGGCGTTCGGGGTGGGCTATCCGCAGGCGCGGGCGATCTCGGTGGTATGTTCCCTGCTGACGCTGATTGTCTTTTTTGCCGCGCTGCGGCGCGCTTTGGGCGAAAGGGTAGCATGGGTGGGCACGCTGGTACTGGCATGGGAACACGCCTACCTGATGTACAACCGCATGGCGTTGCTGGAGACGCCTGCAACCCTGTTTCTGGCGCTGGCGTTCTATGCCTGGGTTCGCCGCGGCGAGGGGCTGGCGTGGTCCGCACTGGCTGGCGTCATGACGATTGTCGCCTGTAGCATCAAGTCGTTATGCGCGTTCTTCATACCCGCGCCGCTGCTGGCGAGCTGGTGGAGCGGACGAACGCACAAACGGGATGCCCGCTGGGAAATCGCGGCGACTGCCGGGGGAATGGTGATTGCGGGACTGCTGTACGCGGGAGTATGGCTGTTACCGCACTGGCGCGAGTACCGTCACATGAGCGATTTCTACCTGACCTACCAGATACTGCCGCGCAATGTCATGGAGGCTTATGCAGACATACGTCGCGCGGTGTTGAATTACCAGTACGGGCTGATGGGTTACCTGTTTGCCCACATGCCGGTGACTATCTTTCTCGCACTGACCACCACCTTACTGGCGATTTTCCGCAGGGAGGAGCGACGTCAGGGAAACGGTGCGGTGGAGTTCTTGCTGGTGTGGATGTGGTTGGGCATCGCGTTGCTTGCCTTCATCCGATACGCCCCGAGCCGTTACTACGTGCCCGTCTATCCCGCCATTGTCGCGCTGGCAGCCATCAGCATCATGCGTTTGCCGGATATCAGCCGCATGGTGTGGCGACCGCGAGAGTGGTGGGCACATCTCTTGCGCACGCTGATGCTGGGATACGCGACCTATTTTGCGCTGGTTTTTGCCTTACGAGTGCCCTTCTCGTGGGATGTGGTAAGTCTGGTGCTGTGGATGGCGTTTCCACTGGCGGCGGTGACACAGTGGGTGCTTCATCGTCTGCTTTCGGAAAACAGGTTCTCTCTGGCGTGGGCGCCTGCGGCAGCGCTGGCGGTTATCGCAGTGTGGAACCTCTGGTACTTCACCAGCTGGTACCAGAATCGTCAGTACACTCTGAAGCATCTCGCCGAGAAGCTGGAACATGTTCTACCTCGGGATGCAGTGGTTGCGGGCAACTGCGCCCCAGGGCTTTGCTTAGATGCGCCGGTTTCCACCATGCTGGTGATTCCCCGCCTTGCCAACTATCCCGACCCCATTGGGCGATACGGGGTTACTCATGTGGTGGTACTGGATGGGATTCAGGGCGAGTGGTGGTGGAGAAAGGATTATCCCGACCTGTTGCGCCGTCGCAACCGCATCCTGCGCGAATGGGTGGGACCGTATGCCATCTCGGTGTACCGTGTACCGGGATGGTTACAGGAGGCTTATCGCTGGAGGTTCCACTCCCACCGGCTGCCTCGTATTCACGATAGCGCAGCAGCAGCTCGCAAAGGAAAGGGAGGTTCTTGATGCCATTCAGCACGCTGTGCCGAGGAGGGATGTGGCGTAAGGAGTGTGCCTACTGGTGGATGCGCACCGACGAAGCCGACAGCGGGGAGTCCGAGCAGTGGTATCTTCCGCGTACCCCGGACGAGCGGTGGAAATCTGTCCGCGTACCACACTGCTGGGAGCGGGAGGGCATCTCCGCGCGTTTTGAGGGTCCCGTCTGGTATGTGACAGAGGTGGAGGTGCCTGCCGACTGGCAGCGGGGCAGGATATGGCTCTTGCTGGAGGGAGTCAGCTACGCCGCGCAGGTCTGGGTCAACGGTCACCGTCTGGCAAACCATGTGGGGATGTGGGACAGCTTTGCTTGCGACCTCACCTCGCACGTAAAGGATGGGAAGGCGTTTGTCGCATTGCGCGTGATGAAGCCGGGGGGCGAAACCTACCCTGTGCCCCGGACACTGGCTGGGTTCCTGCCCTATGTGTACGGCACGTTTGGGGGCATCTGGCAGCGAGCGTGGCTCGTTCGTACGCCGGAGGCATGGATAGAAGACCTCTATCCAAACGTGGTGGGCAAGGAGCAGGTGGAAGTCGAGATATCCTGCGGTGGGCGGCTTCCTGCTGGTCTTGACCTGCGCCTCTACGGTCCTGATGGCGGCTTGGTCAGTAGCAAACAGGTGCAGTGCGATGAACGCGGGTATGTTCGGGTCGCGATGGATGTCCCGGAGCCGCAGTGGTGGTCTCCCCATTCGCCGAACCTGTACCGTCTGGAGGTGGAAATCACCGACCAGCATGGAGATACCTGCCGGATTGCCCGCGCGGTTGGTCTGCGCACGGTGCAGGTGAAAGGGGATACCATTCTGCTCAACGGAGAGCCAGTGTACCCGCGAGGCATCCTGCACTGGGGATGGTATCCGCAACATCTCGCGCCTAACCCGACAGAAGACGAAATACGCGCCGAGCTTGCGCGGCTGCGCGACATGGGTTTCAACATGGTGAAGTTCTGCCTGTGGGTGCCGCCGGCGCATTATCTGCACCTGTGCGATGAGATGGGCATGTTCGCATGGGTGGAGTTACCCATGTGGCTGCCAGAGGTTACCCCGGTGTTCCAGAGGCAGGTCGTGGATGAGTATACGCGCATCGTGCTGCAGCTGCGCGGGCATCCCAGCGTCATCGTCTGGACGCTGGGCTGTGAGCTATCGGACAGCGCAAGTGCGCCCTTCCTGGAGAAGCTCTACCGGCTGGTGAAGCGTCTGACCGACAGTCCTCTGGTGCGGGATAACAGCGGAGGCGGGGAGGCGTACCAC
This window harbors:
- a CDS encoding amidohydrolase; translated protein: MPETLLKNVTIYTMEEEQPVASAMVWREEHLLAVGDAADLAACYPSAKRVDGGGLFVVPGFNDCHCHILAYGLDLSAANLSPEHAPDIPSLISQLRRWAQDNPDAPWIVGSFYDQNRMAERRHPTRHDLDQVSLEKPVFIEHTSKHGGVANSVALRIAGITRETPDPPGGTIERDAHGEPTGVLLERATDLVTRHQPPLSHRQRVRAIHLAAQAMAKKGITAASDASTGWGDLEGEVAACVQAVNEGAPLRVTLMILANALRRDGRWLQPQDIGTGSNGVRVGIAKVFADGALTTRTAALKEPYADTETTGMLLHSEEELQDLIAGAHRAGWQVATHAIGDRAIEAVLNLYEQAMQTQPRADVRHRIEHCMLLDDGLIDRLRALGVVAVLQPEFVARLGDAYRYGLGEERARRLKRTASLLRAGVRVAFSSDCPVVPGAPLDGVRAAMERKTPLGVVLGEEERVDALTAIRLYTAGSAMAGKDETHTGTLTAGKRADFVVLSRDPATTPSDEWENMRVIATVFGGKVVAGRLE
- a CDS encoding aspartate carbamoyltransferase catalytic subunit gives rise to the protein MTDLITLRETSPEDILLLLDTAQSFKEILERPVKKVPTLRGRQVVTLFYEASTRTRVSFENAAKIMSADTTSVAAATSSVQKGESLLDTVQTLRAMRIDCLVMRHPQSGAAHLVAQALDVPVVNAGDGMHEHPTQALLDMLTIRQHKGRLEGLTVAIVGDIAHSRVARSNLWGLTKMGAKVRFVAPATLLPRDVHRLPVEVYTDLREGVKDADVVMALRLQQERMERGLLPSLREYAQRWGVNAGALQLAKPDCIVMHPGPMNRGVEIADDVADSGRSVILEQVTNGVAIRMAVLYHLLGGEATA
- a CDS encoding dihydroorotase; the encoded protein is MRTIFRKPHVCDPSQGIDRVTDVVVEDGAVLAITDDSTSYDVGSCEVIDCSGLLLTPGLIDLHTHLREPGYEYKEDVQSGTAAAVAGGFSAVCCMPNTDPPLDEPSVVRGLLKRAEEVGVARVYPVAAITKGLQPEGLSEMAALKEAGAVAVTDDAYPLQSAEVLRRGMEYAAQLGLTVMTHCEDKSLTRDACMNEGLTATIMGLRGMPAVAEEIQVARNCLMSLFTGCRLHILHVSTAGAVQVIRWAKERGAPVTAETCPHYFALTDEACLDYNTNAKMNPPLRTQADCDAIIQGLLDGTIDAIATDHAPHAHHEKAQEFALAPFGIVGLETAFAVSYTELVATGRMSLSALVEKMSCQPAKVLGLPGGTLKPGSPADIALFDLKRRWTVRAERFRSKSRNTPFEGWEVLGKPVLTMVGGKVVYREE
- the carA gene encoding glutamine-hydrolyzing carbamoyl-phosphate synthase small subunit, whose translation is MKAILVLEDGITFEGEAIGAPGTVVGEVVFNTGMTGYQEILTDPSYAGQIVTLTYPLIGNYGINEEDDESRRIQVSALVVREACEHPSNWRARWTLREHLRAKGVPGIHRIDTRALTRRLRAAGVMMGILTTELTREEAWQHLKASPRYEEFNYVRMVTTPEPYVWDAEGMKPYDAPELPGTRYRLTLVDCGVKYNIARRFAALGSRVTVLPCTATAEDILATRPDGVALSPGPGDPALLGDIVEQVRKLVGRVPIFGICLGNQLVGAAFGAKTFKLKFGHRGCNHPVKDLRSGQVTITSQNHGYAVDPSGLEKGMEVWQINLNDGTVEGLRHTSLPIFTLQYHPEASPGPRDSDPYFAEFLRLIDSVRS
- a CDS encoding glycosyltransferase family 39 protein encodes the protein MKKQTAIVMLVLAATALVMWARVVALDADPDFRLCWSSGLLTDEGFYTHNARNAVLLGQARTNEFNNMVLSPLVHAAQAVVFRAFGVGYPQARAISVVCSLLTLIVFFAALRRALGERVAWVGTLVLAWEHAYLMYNRMALLETPATLFLALAFYAWVRRGEGLAWSALAGVMTIVACSIKSLCAFFIPAPLLASWWSGRTHKRDARWEIAATAGGMVIAGLLYAGVWLLPHWREYRHMSDFYLTYQILPRNVMEAYADIRRAVLNYQYGLMGYLFAHMPVTIFLALTTTLLAIFRREERRQGNGAVEFLLVWMWLGIALLAFIRYAPSRYYVPVYPAIVALAAISIMRLPDISRMVWRPREWWAHLLRTLMLGYATYFALVFALRVPFSWDVVSLVLWMAFPLAAVTQWVLHRLLSENRFSLAWAPAAALAVIAVWNLWYFTSWYQNRQYTLKHLAEKLEHVLPRDAVVAGNCAPGLCLDAPVSTMLVIPRLANYPDPIGRYGVTHVVVLDGIQGEWWWRKDYPDLLRRRNRILREWVGPYAISVYRVPGWLQEAYRWRFHSHRLPRIHDSAAAARKGKGGS